The proteins below come from a single Desulfovibrio litoralis DSM 11393 genomic window:
- the cobU gene encoding bifunctional adenosylcobinamide kinase/adenosylcobinamide-phosphate guanylyltransferase, with amino-acid sequence MNHKLNVLFLGGARSGKSSLALSYAEKIGKKRLFVATAQAFDEETKERILAHRQERGSYWQTLEVPLNLSDIFYQSEEKADVILVDCLTMWLNNMVFAEIKDRVELLEDKVKRKALMVKIIGEFETFCVNMQQFSGSVVLVSNELGLSLVPETLLGRFFRDLSGKINQIAAQHCQKVYFVAAGLSLTLK; translated from the coding sequence ATGAATCATAAACTTAATGTTTTATTTCTAGGAGGAGCCAGAAGTGGAAAAAGCTCTCTGGCTCTTTCTTATGCCGAAAAGATTGGGAAAAAACGACTTTTTGTTGCAACAGCACAAGCTTTTGATGAAGAAACAAAAGAACGTATCTTAGCACACAGGCAAGAACGAGGTTCTTATTGGCAGACCTTGGAAGTTCCTCTTAATTTAAGTGATATTTTTTATCAATCAGAGGAAAAGGCTGATGTTATTTTAGTAGATTGCTTGACTATGTGGTTAAACAATATGGTTTTTGCCGAGATAAAAGACAGGGTTGAACTTTTAGAAGATAAGGTCAAAAGAAAAGCTTTAATGGTTAAAATTATTGGAGAATTTGAAACTTTTTGTGTAAATATGCAACAGTTTTCAGGTTCTGTTGTTTTAGTTAGTAACGAACTTGGTTTAAGTCTTGTTCCCGAAACTTTATTAGGGCGTTTTTTTAGAGATTTATCAGGTAAAATAAACCAGATAGCGGCACAGCATTGCCAAAAAGTATATTTTGTGGCGGCGGGTTTGTCTTTAACTTTAAAATAA
- a CDS encoding NAD(+)/NADH kinase, whose amino-acid sequence MKNNQSTQPTTMINKDQISLVCLVLKRSNSKAADLGEQFKNWFVKHGIDVVMIGENQYSEGKAFEEKRPDLCIILGGDGTIVSVARRLVKSQIPLLGVNLGRVGFLAETPLSSWEYDFERILNKGFNIEWRLALSIKVERKNKLFFSGFAVNDAVIGRGALARLVSLDLCVGDECVGAVRADGLIIATPTGVSGYSVSAGGPLILPSLNVISVTPICPFLCNFKSLVLGHESAFTLSVREGGPDLFLTRDGQDMLPLKVGDSITIKGLPNALAFAKIEGRSSYFARLQQKGFIGLAPS is encoded by the coding sequence ATGAAAAATAACCAATCAACACAACCAACAACCATGATTAATAAAGATCAAATCTCTTTAGTCTGTTTAGTCTTAAAAAGATCAAACTCAAAAGCCGCCGATTTAGGAGAACAGTTTAAAAACTGGTTTGTCAAACATGGTATAGACGTTGTTATGATTGGAGAAAATCAATATTCTGAAGGTAAAGCCTTTGAAGAAAAACGTCCTGATCTTTGCATTATTTTAGGCGGCGACGGAACTATAGTCAGCGTTGCCAGAAGATTGGTCAAAAGCCAAATTCCTCTTTTAGGCGTTAACCTCGGAAGAGTCGGATTTTTGGCTGAAACTCCTCTAAGCTCATGGGAATATGATTTTGAGCGTATTTTAAACAAAGGTTTTAATATTGAGTGGCGTTTAGCTTTAAGTATAAAAGTAGAACGCAAAAACAAGCTGTTTTTTTCAGGTTTTGCCGTAAATGATGCCGTTATCGGGCGTGGTGCCTTAGCCCGTTTAGTAAGCCTTGATTTATGTGTTGGCGATGAGTGCGTTGGAGCTGTTCGAGCTGATGGTCTTATTATTGCTACGCCAACCGGTGTTTCCGGATATTCCGTATCAGCCGGCGGCCCTCTTATTTTGCCATCGCTTAATGTAATTTCCGTTACTCCTATTTGCCCATTTTTATGTAATTTTAAATCGCTTGTACTTGGTCATGAATCTGCCTTCACTCTTTCTGTAAGAGAAGGCGGCCCTGACTTATTTCTCACCAGAGACGGACAAGATATGTTACCGCTTAAAGTTGGAGACAGTATAACAATAAAAGGTTTGCCCAATGCTTTGGCTTTTGCGAAAATTGAAGGACGTTCTTCTTACTTTGCAAGATTACAACAAAAAGGTTTTATAGGTTTAGCTCCGTCCTAA
- a CDS encoding sigma-54-dependent transcriptional regulator → MKKILVVDDEPGHRMMLRAVLEDAGWEVFEAESAEEAFDLLDSAFVRNGFVESTQVDMPDVMILDIHLPGIDGHEALGKIHSLYPNLVVVMLTAFGSVGSAVEAMKKGAFDYLTKPSDNDELCAVLENALRYAQVLKVQNSQNLSSFSTEKEVLENLVGQSNTMKKLRELIRQAAPSEATVLILGESGTGKELIADALHALSERAEKPFIKINCAALPANLLESELFGYEKGAFTGAVRAKPGRFVLADGGSLFLDEIGELSLDLQAKLLRVLQERIVEPLGGVKGVPINVRIFAATNRDLRQEVKEGRFREDLYFRLNVIEIASPPLRERLDDLPELCAKILARLVQKNKKSVRGIEQEFMECLSKYSWSGNIRELENVLERALILSRGDNLSLGVLPEYILHPEPFETIIDPKENVLINNRIQNSSEFLAASQDASNFEKYKEEAEKQALSEALKNYDGHREKTADALGISRRTLQYKLKKYGLTKR, encoded by the coding sequence ATGAAAAAAATTTTAGTGGTAGATGATGAACCCGGACATAGAATGATGTTGCGAGCCGTTTTGGAAGATGCGGGTTGGGAGGTTTTTGAGGCTGAAAGTGCAGAAGAAGCCTTTGACCTGCTTGATTCGGCGTTTGTTCGAAACGGTTTTGTTGAATCGACGCAAGTTGATATGCCTGATGTGATGATTTTAGATATTCATCTTCCCGGTATTGACGGACACGAGGCTTTAGGGAAAATACATAGCTTATATCCAAACTTGGTGGTTGTTATGTTAACGGCTTTTGGAAGTGTTGGGTCTGCTGTTGAAGCAATGAAAAAAGGGGCTTTTGATTATCTTACCAAACCTTCTGATAATGATGAATTGTGTGCCGTATTAGAGAATGCTTTAAGATACGCTCAGGTTTTAAAAGTTCAAAACAGTCAAAATCTGTCAAGTTTTTCAACAGAAAAAGAAGTTTTGGAAAACCTTGTTGGTCAAAGCAACACGATGAAAAAATTACGTGAACTTATTCGTCAGGCTGCCCCAAGCGAAGCGACTGTTTTAATTTTAGGTGAATCAGGTACGGGAAAAGAATTAATCGCTGATGCTTTACATGCTTTAAGCGAACGTGCGGAAAAACCTTTTATAAAAATAAACTGTGCGGCATTACCGGCAAACCTGCTTGAAAGCGAGCTATTTGGATATGAAAAAGGGGCTTTTACAGGTGCGGTAAGGGCGAAACCCGGGCGTTTTGTCTTGGCTGATGGTGGCAGTCTTTTTTTAGATGAAATCGGAGAGTTGTCGTTAGATTTACAGGCAAAACTATTAAGAGTTTTACAAGAACGCATTGTGGAACCTTTGGGCGGTGTAAAGGGCGTTCCCATTAATGTCAGAATTTTTGCGGCAACCAATCGAGACTTAAGACAAGAGGTAAAAGAGGGCAGGTTTAGAGAAGATTTATATTTTCGCTTAAATGTAATTGAAATTGCTTCTCCGCCTTTGCGTGAGCGTTTAGACGATTTGCCCGAACTTTGTGCAAAAATTTTGGCTAGGTTGGTGCAAAAAAATAAAAAGTCAGTAAGAGGGATTGAACAGGAGTTTATGGAATGTTTGTCAAAATATTCATGGTCAGGCAATATTAGGGAATTGGAAAACGTGTTGGAGCGAGCTTTAATTTTAAGCAGGGGTGATAACCTCAGCCTTGGTGTGTTGCCTGAATATATTCTTCACCCTGAACCTTTTGAAACAATTATAGACCCAAAAGAAAACGTTTTGATAAATAATCGCATTCAAAATTCATCGGAATTTTTGGCTGCGTCTCAAGACGCAAGTAATTTTGAAAAATATAAAGAAGAGGCTGAGAAACAAGCTCTAAGCGAAGCCTTGAAAAATTATGATGGACACAGAGAAAAAACTGCAGATGCGCTGGGTATAAGCCGACGAACTTTACAATATAAACTCAAAAAATATGGGTTGACTAAACGCTAA
- a CDS encoding c-type cytochrome, translating into MKKLIISLVLVFGVFSVFSMGAFAAEDGASLYKERCAGCHGADGAKSTPVKGTSQEIEKKLKGYLDGSYGGTKKAVMAGIVKKLSDEQIKLVSAHIATFN; encoded by the coding sequence ATGAAAAAACTTATTATTAGCTTGGTTTTAGTTTTTGGTGTGTTCTCTGTTTTTAGCATGGGGGCTTTTGCGGCTGAAGACGGTGCAAGTCTATATAAAGAACGTTGTGCCGGTTGTCATGGTGCCGACGGTGCAAAAAGTACTCCGGTTAAAGGCACAAGTCAGGAAATAGAGAAAAAACTTAAGGGTTATCTCGACGGTTCATACGGCGGAACGAAAAAAGCTGTTATGGCGGGTATTGTGAAAAAACTTTCCGATGAACAAATTAAACTTGTTTCAGCTCATATCGCCACATTTAACTAA
- a CDS encoding two-component system sensor histidine kinase NtrB gives MMQVYEKNQERSTLVLVILTFFVVGISLIFSTWQGLKNQEEIGDKNFYITAHAIFQAVASVIDVNALKSRTTLTALEENFLNELEKDNNLVFVGIIDASGGRILTSGSQEGSLHLSEEALAKMAESGEWSGRTFFDNTPIYIFSRRVLPPQLKSETLFLGITPPKNIERDGFKTGLKNNSPTLQSFPAENMEKGVFLVVGVNISRPLSLYRAFKNNAFFQAFYILLLAILIFILAIRFLAGKDLAVKVFRLEQFQNSLIQNLPDGLITINAMGEIETINPAAVNILLRAFPDMINLLNSNLSEQEVELLSKNEKNYTSVDYIKFSQFFSGKNINILPKVFIDSFCNCMEVQQAEKTLDLSWSQCRLDNFELEILALSLSEDFKKVEKTCGDKLIIIRDRTHLKELEKSLAEAEKLAAVGSLAAGVAHEIRNPLSSLRGFAQLFAKKMLGKEPESSYAQTMVREADRLNRVVTDLLFLSKQSKLNITALNIKEIVNHLETLIKLDLSRHNIVVFNRLEVETIYADYDALSQILLNLVLNSVDAVTESKQKNNLSEPQELKIESEKGTYQGKQGVWLRVKDKGVGFPLELKDKILKPFFSTKGKGTGLGLALVERYVKEHGGTLEIESQEGVGTSVSLFFPDYI, from the coding sequence ATGATGCAGGTTTATGAAAAAAATCAAGAACGCAGCACTTTGGTCTTGGTGATTTTAACTTTCTTTGTTGTTGGCATTAGCTTAATTTTTTCAACATGGCAAGGGTTAAAAAACCAAGAAGAAATAGGTGATAAAAACTTTTATATAACGGCTCACGCAATCTTTCAGGCGGTAGCCAGTGTGATTGACGTAAATGCGTTAAAATCTCGCACGACTTTAACGGCTTTGGAAGAAAATTTTTTAAATGAACTTGAAAAAGATAATAATTTGGTGTTCGTTGGTATTATTGATGCGTCCGGCGGACGAATTTTAACTTCAGGAAGCCAGGAAGGTAGTTTGCATCTTAGCGAAGAAGCTCTTGCAAAAATGGCGGAAAGCGGAGAGTGGAGCGGACGCACTTTTTTTGATAATACGCCGATATATATTTTCAGTAGGCGTGTCTTGCCACCTCAGTTAAAATCAGAGACTCTTTTTTTAGGTATTACTCCGCCGAAAAATATTGAAAGAGACGGTTTTAAAACAGGCTTAAAAAACAATTCTCCGACTTTACAATCTTTCCCTGCGGAGAATATGGAAAAAGGTGTTTTTTTAGTTGTTGGCGTTAATATTTCTCGCCCTTTGTCGCTTTATCGGGCTTTTAAAAATAACGCATTTTTTCAAGCTTTTTATATCCTTCTTTTGGCGATTTTAATTTTTATTTTGGCGATACGCTTTTTAGCCGGAAAAGATTTGGCAGTTAAAGTTTTTAGGCTTGAACAATTTCAAAACAGCTTGATACAAAACTTACCTGATGGTTTAATTACAATTAACGCAATGGGTGAAATAGAAACGATTAACCCTGCTGCGGTAAATATTCTTTTAAGGGCTTTTCCGGATATGATAAATCTTTTAAACTCCAATTTATCCGAGCAGGAGGTTGAACTTTTAAGTAAAAACGAAAAAAATTATACGTCAGTTGATTATATTAAGTTTAGCCAATTTTTTTCCGGAAAAAACATTAATATTTTACCAAAAGTTTTTATTGATTCTTTTTGTAATTGTATGGAAGTTCAACAAGCTGAGAAAACCCTTGATTTAAGTTGGTCTCAGTGTCGTTTAGATAACTTTGAGCTTGAGATTTTAGCTTTATCTTTAAGCGAAGACTTTAAAAAGGTTGAAAAAACTTGTGGTGATAAACTGATTATTATTCGAGATCGTACTCACCTAAAAGAATTGGAAAAAAGTTTGGCAGAGGCAGAAAAGCTGGCTGCCGTTGGATCTTTGGCGGCGGGAGTAGCCCACGAAATTCGCAATCCTTTGTCTTCGTTACGCGGGTTTGCTCAACTTTTTGCAAAAAAAATGCTCGGAAAAGAACCTGAGTCAAGTTATGCTCAAACCATGGTCAGAGAAGCTGATCGTTTAAACAGGGTAGTTACCGACTTATTGTTTTTGTCAAAACAAAGTAAGTTAAACATTACAGCGTTAAATATAAAAGAAATTGTTAATCATCTTGAAACACTGATTAAATTGGATTTATCAAGGCATAACATAGTAGTATTCAACAGGTTGGAAGTTGAAACAATTTATGCTGATTATGACGCTTTAAGCCAAATTTTATTAAATCTTGTTTTAAATAGTGTTGATGCCGTAACTGAAAGTAAACAAAAAAACAACTTGTCTGAACCTCAAGAGTTGAAAATAGAGAGCGAAAAAGGTACTTATCAAGGTAAACAAGGTGTATGGCTCAGAGTAAAAGACAAGGGTGTTGGGTTTCCGTTAGAATTAAAAGATAAAATTTTAAAACCTTTTTTCAGTACAAAAGGAAAAGGCACAGGTTTGGGTTTGGCTCTTGTTGAACGCTATGTTAAAGAACATGGTGGAACGCTTGAAATTGAATCACAAGAGGGCGTTGGTACAAGCGTGAGTTTGTTTTTTCCTGATTATATTTAG
- a CDS encoding tRNA1(Val) (adenine(37)-N6)-methyltransferase, translated as MIFSKNTISSQQESRTLFPRALIQPEGSFRFSAEALLLASFVYDCENSCKDTSANVSANASTYEQKKKILNFADLGTGCGVIPFALFLLNQNNSKNKTPLLFADGYELIPDLCKAALKNALNLGFNEFFNIINLDLSKEFSALKKLQKPLSLQGLKQLHNKSLITNQYDFIVTNPPYRLSQCGKVPQSELRRIALFEERGSLKSFALFAKHKLKKQGALYCVYPTNRKDYLLNQLTELNLYPKRILHIYGNENKVAPFFLIEAINELPVKPSFLPPLTLYRNNCVTKEALDFCPFLSCNQKRN; from the coding sequence ATGATTTTTTCTAAAAACACTATAAGTTCTCAACAAGAATCAAGAACGCTATTTCCAAGAGCCTTAATACAACCCGAGGGAAGCTTTCGCTTTTCTGCGGAAGCTTTACTTTTGGCTTCTTTTGTATACGACTGTGAAAATTCATGTAAAGATACCAGTGCTAATGTCAGTGCCAATGCCAGTACTTATGAACAGAAGAAAAAAATATTAAATTTCGCTGACTTGGGAACAGGTTGCGGAGTTATTCCTTTTGCTCTTTTCCTACTGAATCAAAACAACTCAAAAAACAAAACACCTCTTTTATTTGCGGACGGTTATGAACTTATTCCCGATCTGTGCAAAGCGGCTTTGAAAAATGCTTTAAACCTTGGTTTTAATGAGTTTTTTAATATAATCAACCTCGATCTTAGCAAAGAATTTTCCGCCTTAAAAAAACTTCAAAAACCTTTGTCGTTACAAGGTTTAAAACAATTACACAATAAAAGCCTAATCACAAATCAATATGACTTTATCGTAACAAACCCGCCCTATCGTCTTTCACAGTGCGGAAAAGTTCCACAATCAGAATTAAGACGTATCGCTTTATTTGAAGAGCGAGGTTCTTTAAAAAGTTTTGCCTTATTTGCAAAACACAAACTTAAAAAACAAGGTGCGTTATATTGTGTTTATCCCACAAACAGAAAGGATTATTTATTAAACCAGTTAACCGAGTTAAATTTGTATCCCAAACGCATACTCCATATTTACGGAAATGAGAACAAAGTTGCTCCGTTTTTTTTGATCGAAGCGATTAACGAATTACCCGTTAAACCAAGTTTTTTACCCCCTTTAACTTTATATCGCAATAACTGCGTAACTAAGGAAGCTTTGGACTTTTGCCCATTTTTAAGTTGCAATCAAAAACGCAACTGA